In one Candidatus Absconditicoccus praedator genomic region, the following are encoded:
- the uppS gene encoding polyprenyl diphosphate synthase codes for MMNYPKHVGLIPDGNRTWAKTQNIPKFWGHLEGFNRCIELCNHIFTNTDIKVFSIWGLSTENRKGRTNEELDYLFGLYKKVPINLEKFLKEKKVNFRFVGNLDGIPKDLADFLKDKQKELTFDTDKYLVLAINYGGRDEVVRGIKNMASNMIQQGKYNLNDIQDDITEENLSKHLDFGDLPNIELVIRTKGNLAKRLSGFMLWWVGYAELYFSEKKCPEFNSKDLDEALSWFNNVYKERNFGK; via the coding sequence ATGATGAATTATCCAAAGCATGTTTGATTAATCCCTGATTGAAATAGGACTTGGGCGAAAACTCAAAATATACCAAAATTTTGGTGACATCTTGAGTGATTTAATAGATGTATTGAACTTTGTAATCATATCTTTACTAATACTGATATAAAAGTATTTAGTATATGGGGACTTAGTACAGAAAATCGAAAATGAAGAACAAATGAAGAGTTGGATTACCTTTTTGGTTTGTATAAAAAAGTACCTATTAATTTGGAAAAGTTTTTAAAAGAAAAAAAAGTCAACTTTAGATTTGTATGAAACTTGGATGGTATACCAAAAGATTTGGCAGACTTTTTAAAGGATAAACAAAAAGAATTAACTTTTGATACTGATAAATATCTTGTGTTGGCTATAAATTATTGATGAAGAGATGAGGTTGTTAGAGGTATTAAAAATATGGCTTCCAATATGATACAACAATGAAAATACAATTTGAATGATATTCAAGACGATATTACTGAAGAAAATTTATCAAAACATCTTGATTTTTGAGACTTGCCGAATATAGAATTAGTTATCAGAACAAAATGAAATTTAGCAAAAAGACTTTCAGGATTTATGCTGTGGTGGGTGTGATATGCAGAATTGTATTTTTCAGAAAAAAAATGTCCAGAATTTAATTCTAAAGATTTGGATGAAGCTTTGTCTTGGTTCAATAATGTTTATAAAGAGAGAAACTTTTGAAAATAA
- a CDS encoding sugar phosphate isomerase/epimerase family protein gives MSEQEEIKKNKAEFLLSTDSLSGYGLDLIFETARNINFDGIDLAMWKSFDSWSSKYVKKLSEKYEMPVKVIQISSNTNSKEMNKAVDMAKELGVENITINPPRFTNWKSYRFISNNISSYKRQNPNIKFSIINPPKSSLFMLPIPEYHFNNIVDIIKKYKVYLGFDVANIDEQALEINFLRKISGFVPHIGVVYLSDKTKTGVGHVPLGDGSLKLPTILKKFKQHEYYGNFSLKLEIDKKDLADIEKVEQILKKCKLYYKENFEELVIS, from the coding sequence ATGAGTGAACAAGAGGAAATTAAAAAAAATAAAGCAGAGTTTTTGCTTAGCACTGATAGTTTGTCGTGATATTGACTAGACTTGATATTTGAAACTGCTAGAAACATAAATTTTGACTGAATAGATCTTGCAATGTGGAAGAGTTTTGATAGTTGGAGCTCAAAATATGTTAAAAAACTTTCTGAAAAGTATGAAATGCCAGTAAAGGTGATTCAGATTTCATCAAACACAAATTCAAAAGAAATGAATAAAGCTGTAGATATGGCTAAAGAGCTTTGAGTTGAAAACATAACAATAAATCCTCCTCGTTTTACAAATTGGAAATCATATAGGTTTATTAGCAATAATATTTCTTCATATAAAAGACAAAACCCAAACATAAAATTTTCTATAATAAATCCTCCCAAAAGTAGTCTTTTTATGTTGCCTATACCAGAGTATCATTTTAATAATATCGTTGATATAATTAAGAAATATAAAGTGTATTTGTGATTTGATGTGGCAAATATAGATGAACAGGCTTTGGAGATTAATTTTTTAAGAAAAATTTCTGGCTTTGTTCCTCATATATGAGTAGTTTATTTATCAGACAAAACTAAAACTTGAGTATGACATGTGCCATTGTGAGATTGATCTTTGAAACTTCCTACAATACTTAAAAAGTTTAAACAACATGAATATTATTGAAATTTTAGTTTGAAATTAGAAATTGATAAAAAAGATTTGGCAGATATAGAAAAAGTTGAGCAAATTCTTAAAAAATGTAAACTTTATTATAAAGAAAATTTTGAAGAGTTAGTTATTTCTTAA
- a CDS encoding F0F1 ATP synthase subunit epsilon — MYLRITSLDSVVFEGEVKKIIVPSEEGELAILPNHIPLTCTTKAGIIQLVPKNHEESFIKSGDFLFDDDKISISVSKGIFYTDGNINILNTSVASTTPEESKENLEKMKLELQEKLQELQKNGNIEEIEATSQELEKISADIKLTKFKS, encoded by the coding sequence ATGTATTTGAGAATTACTAGCTTGGATAGTGTCGTTTTCGAGTGAGAAGTAAAAAAAATAATAGTTCCTTCTGAGGAATGAGAACTTGCTATACTTCCAAATCATATTCCTTTGACATGTACTACTAAGGCAGGAATTATACAGCTTGTTCCCAAAAATCATGAAGAAAGTTTCATCAAGTCATGAGATTTTCTTTTTGATGATGATAAAATTTCTATTTCTGTTTCAAAATGAATATTTTATACAGATTGAAATATAAATATTCTAAATACTTCTGTGGCTTCTACAACTCCTGAAGAATCCAAAGAAAATCTTGAAAAAATGAAGTTAGAGCTACAAGAGAAACTCCAAGAACTACAAAAAAATTGAAATATTGAAGAGATAGAAGCCACCTCTCAAGAACTAGAAAAAATATCTGCTGATATCAAACTAACCAAGTTTAAAAGCTAG
- the ftsZ gene encoding cell division protein FtsZ, protein MTLQEITPDFVPGARIKVVGVGGGGSNSLNRMIQEGIEGVEFIGVNTDAQALSGSFAEHKVNIGLNLTRGLGAGANADVGRKAAEENIDEIKKLLQDTDMLFVTAGMGGGTGTGATPVIAQAAKEMGILTVGVVTKPFSFEGKKRYENASEGLEKMKQSVDTLIVIPNDKIFNIIDKKTTFKQAFSMVDKILMLGVQGISDLIIRPGDINIDFADIRVIMENSGTALLGIGYGEGENRAVDAARNAIENPLLESNLEGAQNIIFAVTGGEDLTPVEVQDASRVIEEIANPDANIIWGMTLDESYDGEVKVTIVATGFPESAQEDMIRGTQKASTGSSSRRSKGQDFVNKALSSGSSDNNSTRMSEQPKAEEPTEKPKEDYETPAFLRKKINK, encoded by the coding sequence ATGACATTACAAGAAATAACTCCAGATTTTGTACCATGAGCTAGAATAAAAGTAGTTTGAGTATGATGAGGTGGTTCTAATAGTTTGAATAGAATGATTCAAGAATGAATAGAATGAGTTGAATTTATATGAGTAAATACTGATGCTCAAGCATTATCAGGTTCTTTTGCAGAGCATAAAGTTAATATATGACTAAATCTTACAAGATGACTTTGAGCTTGAGCTAATGCTGATGTTTGAAGAAAGGCTGCAGAAGAAAATATTGATGAAATAAAAAAACTTCTTCAAGATACAGATATGCTATTTGTGACTGCAGGTATGTGATGAGGTACAGGTACTTGAGCAACACCAGTAATTGCACAAGCGGCAAAAGAAATGTGAATTCTTACTGTATGAGTTGTTACAAAACCATTTAGCTTTGAATGAAAGAAAAGGTATGAAAATGCTTCGGAATGATTAGAAAAGATGAAACAGTCTGTGGATACCTTGATAGTGATACCAAATGATAAAATATTCAATATCATAGACAAGAAAACAACATTCAAACAAGCATTTTCAATGGTTGATAAAATATTAATGTTGGGTGTACAATGAATTTCTGACCTTATTATAAGACCTTGAGATATTAATATAGACTTTGCAGATATTAGAGTGATTATGGAAAACTCTTGAACAGCATTACTTTGAATAGGTTATGGTGAATGAGAAAATAGAGCAGTGGATGCAGCAAGAAATGCTATAGAAAATCCATTATTAGAATCCAATTTGGAATGAGCTCAAAATATAATATTTGCTGTGACTTGATGAGAAGATTTGACTCCTGTAGAGGTTCAAGATGCTTCAAGAGTTATAGAAGAGATAGCAAATCCTGATGCAAATATTATCTGGTGAATGACATTGGATGAAAGCTATGATTGAGAAGTAAAAGTTACTATAGTTGCAACTTGATTTCCTGAGTCAGCTCAAGAAGATATGATAAGAGGTACACAAAAAGCTTCAACATGATCTTCATCAAGAAGATCAAAATGACAAGACTTTGTGAATAAGGCTCTTAGTTCAGGAAGCTCAGATAATAATTCAACAAGAATGTCAGAACAACCAAAAGCAGAAGAACCAACTGAAAAACCAAAAGAAGATTATGAAACACCTGCATTTTTAAGAAAAAAAATAAATAAATAA
- the dnaN gene encoding DNA polymerase III subunit beta encodes MIATIPTSKLQEILDNCTRFVSKSSTLPVLENIYIKAESDKVVFKSTDMEKYIQFEINTQVEAQGGLTVNAKVFSDIIRSLDDDEVKLEIDENTDMLTINTTSDVFKVKGISISEYVAAPSVSSDVAASIKPSELSKGIDKVAYAVTERNFSPVLTGVLLKMKQESDGNKLVFVGTDSLRLAEYKIPYEGEFCEMELVIPKINIIDIKKMIDYVEEKGGTKIDVSFSENMVSFVADLEDSKIYTTSVLIQGNFPNYDNESIIPRQYNTEINTDKMQLEKSIKKVSILTKDVNNFVNISNLDEKKIVVRSGETDKGEADTNINASIDGSDFKIGINGKYISDFIKVIESDNILINIVDNEKPVVFKDELDENLVYVIRPLVD; translated from the coding sequence ATGATAGCAACTATACCTACATCAAAATTACAAGAAATATTGGATAATTGTACAAGATTTGTTTCAAAAAGCTCTACACTGCCTGTGCTAGAAAATATATATATAAAGGCTGAATCCGATAAAGTTGTTTTTAAGTCAACTGATATGGAAAAATATATACAATTTGAAATAAATACTCAAGTGGAAGCTCAGTGATGACTTACTGTAAATGCAAAAGTTTTTTCTGATATTATTAGAAGTTTGGATGATGATGAGGTTAAACTAGAAATAGATGAAAATACTGATATGTTAACAATAAACACAACAAGTGATGTTTTTAAAGTAAAATGAATTTCTATATCTGAATATGTAGCTGCACCTTCTGTTTCCTCTGATGTAGCTGCTTCTATCAAGCCATCTGAGCTGTCAAAATGAATTGATAAAGTTGCTTATGCTGTTACTGAAAGAAATTTTTCACCTGTATTGACTGGAGTGTTGCTTAAAATGAAACAAGAATCAGATTGAAATAAGTTAGTTTTTGTTTGAACAGATTCATTAAGGTTGGCAGAATACAAAATTCCTTATGAGGGAGAGTTTTGTGAGATGGAGCTTGTAATACCTAAAATAAATATCATAGATATAAAAAAAATGATAGATTATGTAGAAGAAAAATGATGAACAAAAATTGATGTGTCATTTTCAGAAAATATGGTTAGCTTTGTAGCAGATTTAGAAGACTCAAAAATATATACAACTTCTGTATTAATTCAATGAAACTTTCCAAATTATGATAATGAAAGCATAATCCCTAGACAGTATAATACAGAAATAAATACTGATAAAATGCAACTAGAAAAATCTATTAAAAAAGTTTCAATTCTTACTAAAGATGTGAATAATTTTGTAAATATAAGTAACTTGGATGAGAAAAAAATAGTTGTGAGATCTTGAGAAACTGATAAGTGAGAAGCAGATACCAATATTAATGCTAGCATAGACTGAAGTGACTTTAAGATTGGTATAAATTGAAAATATATTTCTGATTTTATAAAAGTAATTGAATCTGATAATATTTTGATTAATATTGTAGATAATGAAAAACCAGTAGTATTTAAGGATGAGTTGGATGAAAATCTTGTGTATGTGATTAGACCTTTGGTGGATTAA
- the ftsA gene encoding cell division protein FtsA: MQDLKLVLDLGNGYIKGIIFAKEGDSTVVISKDTVKTKGMRKGKILDVDDFVYSIRALFESFEKKLGGDFIDEIYVGLSHPDMKIKRISEQKRVMNESIQQDDMDHLTNLISETSGEQNYETIKIIPVQWIIDEQMRLKDPTGMQGKKLEITADVFSIPKNFYNTLVEVFEKLEIDVVDIVPNLLGASESAIDFDDKDLGTLLIDIGNNQTSFVVYEEGFPITYGVVPIGGEEVTKDISIGLQVDIKDAEKIKKEKGTALLEDQSQEDESIDVAFLSDVITARYEEIFEHINEYLVQLGKDSRLPGGVVLVGGGAKMNNVEKLSKEYFKLVTFFGKDKVYNISDVSTKLQYINTIGVNAWVDKYGVGSGGFSMSMGVGLGWVKKVIKYIKDMF, translated from the coding sequence ATGCAGGATTTAAAGTTGGTTTTAGATTTATGAAACTGATATATAAAAGGTATCATATTTGCAAAAGAGTGAGATAGTACAGTGGTTATATCTAAAGATACAGTTAAAACTAAGTGAATGAGAAAATGAAAAATATTGGATGTTGATGATTTTGTGTATTCAATTAGAGCTTTGTTTGAAAGTTTTGAAAAAAAACTTTGAGGTGACTTTATAGATGAAATATATGTGGGGTTGTCTCATCCAGATATGAAAATCAAAAGAATTTCAGAACAAAAAAGAGTAATGAATGAGTCAATACAACAAGATGATATGGATCATCTTACAAATCTAATTTCAGAAACTTCCGGTGAACAAAATTATGAAACCATCAAAATCATTCCTGTACAGTGGATTATAGATGAACAAATGAGGCTAAAAGACCCTACATGAATGCAGTGAAAAAAGCTTGAAATTACTGCAGATGTTTTTTCTATACCAAAGAATTTTTATAATACATTAGTAGAAGTTTTTGAAAAACTTGAAATAGATGTAGTGGATATTGTTCCAAACTTACTTGGTGCATCGGAATCAGCTATAGATTTTGATGATAAGGATCTTTGAACATTGTTGATAGATATATGAAATAATCAAACTTCTTTTGTGGTTTATGAGGAGTGATTTCCTATAACTTATTGAGTTGTACCTATTTGATGAGAGGAAGTAACCAAAGATATTTCAATTTGACTTCAGGTAGATATAAAAGATGCAGAAAAAATAAAAAAAGAAAAATGAACTGCATTATTGGAGGATCAGTCTCAAGAAGACGAATCAATTGATGTGGCATTTTTGTCTGATGTTATTACCGCAAGGTATGAAGAAATTTTTGAACATATAAATGAGTATCTTGTACAGCTAGGGAAAGATAGTAGGCTTCCATGATGAGTAGTACTAGTAGGATGATGAGCAAAGATGAATAATGTTGAAAAGCTATCAAAAGAATATTTTAAGCTTGTTACCTTTTTTGGAAAGGATAAAGTTTATAATATATCTGATGTATCAACCAAATTGCAGTATATAAATACAATATGAGTAAATGCATGGGTTGACAAGTATTGAGTATGAAGTGGATGATTTAGTATGTCTATGTGAGTTTGATTATGATGGGTGAAAAAAGTAATAAAATATATTAAAGATATGTTCTAA